In a genomic window of Thermosynechococcus sp. CL-1:
- the ruvC gene encoding crossover junction endodeoxyribonuclease RuvC, which produces MRILGLDPGLATLGYGCIEVQRNTCQVCDFGVITTPADMPVGDRLQSLYSDLHTLILALQPDLVALERLFFYKMSHTIVVAQARGVILLVLSQLHCPLMEFTPPQVKQALTGYGNAAKIDVQQAVQRELNLSTLPKPDDAADALAIALTASRHCQGFNA; this is translated from the coding sequence GTGCGCATCCTTGGCCTAGACCCCGGCCTTGCTACCCTTGGCTATGGCTGTATTGAGGTGCAGCGCAACACCTGCCAAGTGTGCGATTTTGGTGTGATTACCACTCCTGCGGATATGCCCGTGGGCGATCGCCTCCAGAGTCTCTACAGCGATCTGCACACGTTAATTCTTGCCCTCCAACCAGATTTAGTGGCTTTGGAGCGCCTCTTTTTCTACAAAATGAGCCATACGATTGTGGTTGCTCAAGCGCGGGGCGTGATTCTTTTAGTCCTGAGTCAACTGCACTGTCCCCTCATGGAATTCACCCCTCCCCAAGTGAAGCAAGCCCTCACCGGCTATGGCAATGCCGCGAAAATAGACGTTCAACAGGCGGTGCAACGGGAACTCAATCTCAGCACGCTGCCCAAGCCCGATGACGCTGCCGATGCCCTAGCGATCGCCCTCACGGCCAGTCGTCACTGCCAAGGTTTCAACGCTTGA
- a CDS encoding DUF1614 domain-containing protein: MIYLPVTALLFVLLLLSLPFLWLAIALDAVQVAVAKLGFSPTAASVLLLLVILGSTINIPLYERVSTVAIVPDFEALWLSRFWGIPLRKIEQKTIVALNVGGGLIPTVLALYQFTRVSPLAILLVTAIVAAVSYYSAQVVPGIGIQMNALVAPLTAAMTAILISGGVAAAPIAFAGGVLGTLIGADLLHLREIERMSAGVLSIGGAGVFDGIALCGLFALLLT, encoded by the coding sequence ATGATTTATCTGCCTGTTACTGCTCTACTTTTTGTGCTACTGTTACTGTCGCTGCCTTTCCTTTGGCTAGCGATCGCTCTTGATGCTGTACAAGTGGCCGTTGCCAAGTTGGGCTTTTCACCCACTGCTGCCTCAGTGCTACTGCTGCTTGTGATTCTCGGCAGCACGATTAATATCCCCCTCTATGAGCGGGTCTCCACGGTGGCCATTGTTCCCGACTTTGAGGCACTCTGGTTAAGTCGGTTTTGGGGCATTCCCCTGCGCAAAATTGAGCAAAAGACGATTGTGGCACTGAATGTGGGGGGCGGCTTGATCCCGACGGTGCTAGCCCTCTATCAATTTACCCGCGTCAGTCCCTTGGCGATTCTCTTGGTGACGGCAATTGTGGCCGCTGTCAGTTACTACTCTGCTCAGGTGGTACCGGGGATTGGTATTCAAATGAATGCCTTGGTCGCGCCCCTGACAGCAGCAATGACAGCCATTTTGATTTCTGGAGGCGTAGCGGCGGCACCCATTGCCTTTGCTGGAGGTGTGCTGGGAACCCTGATTGGTGCAGATTTACTCCACCTACGGGAAATTGAGCGGATGTCGGCGGGAGTGCTGAGTATTGGTGGCGCGGGTGTCTTTGATGGTATTGCCTTATGTGGGCTATTTGCCCTGCTATTAACTTAG
- a CDS encoding DNA polymerase III subunit gamma/tau — protein sequence MTYEPLHHKYRPQRFADLVGQGAIATTLTQALLKERIAPAYLFCGPRGTGKTSSARILAKSLNCLRTPKPTPDPCGQCEVCRQVANGTSLDVIEIDAASHTGVDNIRELIEKAQFAPVQCRYKVYVIDECHMLSVSAFNALLKTLEEPPPHVVFVLATTDPQRVLPTIISRCQRFDFRRIPLGEMVAHLQHIADKEQIDIEPQALTLVAQLSQGGLRDAESLLDQLSLYPERITVEHVWQLAGAVPEQDLRQLLGAIARRDAVAVLEHTRQLLERGRDPLTILQNLASLYRDLLLAKTAPERQDLVALTAETWQALITLAEAWSVEEILHAQQHLRTCESQVKQSNQPRLWLEISILGLITETVPPPAATPVTPTADPKLRSVPTPKAEPQALAAPAKTPEPPPKESESQAKPVQKIKDPVAPTLPPEPATEAPAENPEEVWHQALQLLQQMQMSTYALLSQHGHLRQMSDREVHIGIVNQTLLNLTKNNQAKIEAAFSQVLGRRIKVAFEIAPLPHKTTPAPKAKEPPHSAVVIPSQPREELPPPPIEPTPTPPPPPLTTDPDPVRESAEKLARFFNGVVIRLPDEGESPDTPIAEASEEDELEF from the coding sequence GTGACCTACGAACCCCTGCATCACAAATATCGTCCCCAACGCTTTGCAGATCTAGTGGGTCAAGGGGCGATCGCCACCACGCTGACCCAAGCCCTACTCAAGGAGCGCATTGCCCCTGCCTATCTTTTTTGTGGTCCTCGCGGCACGGGTAAAACCTCTAGTGCCCGTATTTTAGCCAAGTCCCTCAACTGCCTGAGGACTCCCAAGCCTACCCCCGATCCCTGTGGCCAGTGTGAGGTCTGCCGTCAGGTGGCCAATGGCACTAGCTTAGATGTGATTGAAATTGATGCTGCCAGCCACACCGGGGTGGACAACATTCGCGAACTGATTGAGAAGGCACAATTTGCCCCAGTACAGTGTCGCTACAAAGTTTATGTGATTGACGAATGCCACATGCTCAGTGTGTCGGCCTTCAATGCCCTCCTCAAAACCCTAGAGGAGCCGCCGCCCCATGTGGTCTTTGTCCTTGCCACCACAGATCCGCAGCGAGTTTTGCCAACAATTATTTCCCGCTGTCAGCGCTTTGATTTTCGGCGGATTCCCCTAGGGGAGATGGTTGCCCACCTTCAGCACATTGCCGATAAGGAGCAAATTGACATTGAGCCGCAGGCCTTGACCCTGGTGGCACAATTGTCCCAAGGGGGACTGCGGGATGCTGAAAGCTTGCTGGATCAGTTGAGCTTATATCCTGAACGGATCACGGTAGAACATGTATGGCAACTGGCTGGGGCAGTACCAGAACAGGATCTGCGGCAATTGCTGGGGGCGATCGCCCGTCGGGATGCGGTGGCGGTTCTTGAGCACACCCGCCAATTACTGGAACGGGGTCGCGATCCGCTGACGATTTTGCAAAATCTGGCCAGCCTCTATCGCGATCTGCTCTTGGCCAAGACAGCTCCTGAACGGCAGGACTTGGTAGCCCTGACAGCGGAAACATGGCAAGCACTGATTACCCTTGCTGAGGCCTGGTCAGTTGAGGAAATTCTGCACGCCCAACAACATCTGCGCACCTGTGAAAGTCAAGTCAAACAGAGCAATCAACCCCGTCTCTGGCTGGAAATTAGTATTCTGGGGCTGATCACAGAGACGGTTCCACCGCCTGCTGCAACGCCAGTAACGCCTACCGCTGATCCAAAACTCAGGAGCGTCCCAACGCCTAAGGCCGAACCCCAAGCCCTGGCTGCGCCTGCTAAGACCCCAGAACCGCCTCCCAAGGAATCTGAGTCACAGGCCAAACCGGTTCAAAAAATTAAAGACCCTGTTGCACCAACGCTTCCACCAGAGCCAGCCACTGAAGCACCAGCCGAGAATCCTGAAGAGGTGTGGCACCAAGCATTACAGCTCTTACAACAGATGCAAATGAGTACCTATGCTCTGCTCTCGCAACATGGTCACCTGCGACAAATGAGCGATCGCGAGGTGCACATCGGCATTGTTAATCAAACACTGTTAAATCTGACGAAGAATAACCAAGCCAAAATTGAAGCCGCCTTTTCCCAAGTTCTAGGCCGCCGCATCAAAGTTGCCTTTGAGATTGCCCCCCTACCCCACAAAACCACGCCTGCGCCAAAAGCTAAGGAGCCGCCGCACTCCGCTGTCGTCATTCCCTCTCAACCACGGGAAGAACTACCGCCACCCCCCATAGAACCAACCCCTACTCCACCCCCGCCCCCTCTCACCACTGACCCGGATCCTGTGCGTGAATCTGCCGAAAAACTGGCACGATTCTTTAACGGGGTGGTTATTCGCTTACCCGATGAGGGAGAAAGTCCAGACACCCCAATTGCTGAAGCGTCTGAAGAGGATGAGCTTGAGTTTTAA
- a CDS encoding DUF309 domain-containing protein yields MPPELALAIGQFNRGEFYACHDTLEALWLEASEPERTFYQGLLQIAVACYHLSRGNQRGAILLLGEGRRRLEQCDPDFCGLDLTAFLTAVAALQAQLQTPLDSEPKIQLHLAVAQSLDQA; encoded by the coding sequence ATGCCGCCTGAGCTTGCCTTAGCCATTGGCCAATTCAACAGAGGTGAATTCTATGCCTGCCATGACACCCTCGAAGCCCTCTGGTTAGAGGCCAGTGAACCTGAGCGCACGTTTTACCAAGGTCTGCTACAAATTGCCGTGGCCTGCTATCACCTGAGTCGGGGCAACCAGCGGGGAGCGATTTTGCTGTTGGGGGAAGGGCGGCGTCGCCTTGAACAGTGTGATCCAGACTTTTGCGGCCTAGATTTGACAGCCTTTTTGACGGCAGTGGCGGCGTTACAGGCGCAGCTTCAGACCCCCCTTGACTCAGAGCCAAAAATTCAGTTGCATCTTGCCGTTGCTCAATCCCTCGATCAAGCCTAG
- the psb29 gene encoding photosystem II biogenesis protein Psp29 — MQNPRTVSDTKRAFYAAHRRPIHSIYRRFIEELLVEVHLLRVNVDFRYSPLFALGVVTAFDQFMEGYQPEGDRASIFHALCGAEEMNPQQLKEDAASWQQYQGRPLSQILDELNSGQPSAPLSSLNHEGKYSRLHAVGLYAFLEELAGDLTTNLNETLDQLAPVIKLPIEKVKRDLELYRSNLDKINQARSLMKELVEQERKRRAQQASPPPAVDASSDAPA, encoded by the coding sequence GTGCAAAATCCTCGAACTGTCTCTGATACCAAACGCGCTTTTTATGCGGCTCACAGGCGACCGATTCACTCGATCTACCGCCGCTTTATTGAGGAACTACTTGTTGAAGTTCACCTGCTGCGCGTCAATGTAGATTTTCGCTACTCTCCCCTATTTGCCCTTGGGGTCGTGACCGCCTTTGACCAGTTTATGGAGGGGTATCAGCCTGAGGGCGATCGCGCCAGTATTTTCCATGCCCTCTGCGGGGCTGAGGAAATGAACCCGCAACAGCTTAAGGAGGATGCCGCCAGTTGGCAACAGTACCAAGGCCGCCCCTTGAGTCAAATCCTCGATGAACTCAACAGTGGTCAACCCAGTGCCCCCCTCAGCAGCCTCAACCACGAGGGCAAATATAGCCGCCTCCATGCGGTGGGACTGTATGCCTTCCTTGAGGAGCTGGCGGGGGATCTGACAACGAATCTCAACGAGACACTGGATCAACTGGCTCCCGTCATTAAGCTGCCCATCGAGAAAGTCAAGCGGGATCTCGAACTCTACCGCAGCAACCTCGATAAAATCAATCAGGCTCGTAGTCTAATGAAAGAACTGGTGGAGCAAGAACGCAAGCGCCGTGCCCAGCAGGCCTCTCCCCCACCCGCTGTAGATGCCAGTTCCGATGCCCCCGCTTGA
- the ndhN gene encoding photosynthetic/respiratory NAD(P)H-quinone oxidoreductase subunit N translates to MGLLAGYQFVKDLESAGALALFVPPEGGFEGRYQRRLRSKGYTTLHMSAPGLGDLAAYLTQAHGIRPAHTGKEDIRVYFQPPLVTYHLENLPPNAKGLVLWLIDGKRLSRQEFAYLAQLTQTLPKFKVVVEVGGDRTVRWEPLADWVAAA, encoded by the coding sequence ATGGGTCTGCTGGCTGGCTATCAATTTGTCAAAGATTTAGAATCGGCGGGGGCACTGGCACTCTTTGTTCCGCCGGAGGGGGGCTTTGAGGGTCGCTATCAACGGCGACTGCGTTCCAAGGGCTATACCACCCTGCACATGAGCGCACCGGGTTTGGGGGATTTGGCAGCCTACCTGACCCAAGCGCACGGGATTCGTCCGGCTCACACGGGCAAGGAAGACATTCGCGTTTATTTTCAGCCCCCCCTAGTGACCTACCACTTGGAAAACCTGCCCCCCAATGCCAAGGGACTGGTGCTTTGGCTGATTGATGGCAAGCGCCTCTCAAGGCAGGAATTTGCCTACTTGGCACAGTTAACCCAAACCCTACCGAAGTTCAAAGTGGTGGTGGAAGTGGGGGGCGATCGCACTGTGCGCTGGGAACCCCTTGCTGATTGGGTCGCTGCTGCTTAA
- a CDS encoding TM2 domain-containing protein, translating into MKNNHWGRNHDLEFRYFREKIAAAICGILLGALGIHKFVLGYNTEGLIMLLVSLLTCGLVAPVMSIIGLIEGIIYLTKSDEEFYRTYIAGKKGWF; encoded by the coding sequence ATCAAAAATAACCATTGGGGAAGAAACCATGACCTCGAATTCCGATATTTCAGGGAAAAAATTGCAGCCGCCATTTGCGGTATTCTCTTGGGTGCCTTGGGCATTCACAAATTTGTGCTGGGCTACAACACCGAGGGCTTGATCATGCTGTTGGTGAGCCTTTTAACCTGCGGTTTGGTTGCCCCTGTCATGAGCATCATTGGCCTGATTGAGGGCATTATTTACCTGACCAAGAGTGATGAAGAGTTTTATAGAACGTACATTGCGGGTAAAAAAGGCTGGTTCTAG
- a CDS encoding NAD(P)/FAD-dependent oxidoreductase: MTESAVKSQICILGGGFGGLYTALRLGQFPWSAPPEITLVDQSDRFVFTPLLYELITGELQAWEIAPPFVELLKETPVVFHQGTVSAVALKEKTVHLTEGTPLIYDKLVLALGGETPKNSIPGVAEYALTFRTLSDAYRLEEALQRRERSDRDRIRVVVVGAGPSGVELACKLAERLGSRGRIRLVDRNTEILKSSPEFNRKAALRALEERGVWIDLETTPVAVTADQISLQYKDRVDDLPVDIVLWTVGTAVSPVIAALDLPKTSTGRLQVMPTLQVVDHPEIFALGDAADAVDEQGQAIPHTAQAAFQQADYAAWNLWASLSDRPLLPCRYSHLGEMLTLGTDRAALAGLGLTLDGPLAYLARRLAYLYRMPTLEHQLKVGLNWMAKPILDLLTGTVN; the protein is encoded by the coding sequence ATGACGGAATCAGCGGTGAAAAGCCAAATTTGTATTCTAGGTGGGGGGTTTGGCGGGCTTTATACCGCCCTCCGCCTTGGCCAATTTCCTTGGTCTGCGCCTCCAGAGATTACCCTTGTTGATCAGAGCGATCGCTTTGTCTTTACTCCCCTCCTTTACGAATTAATTACAGGGGAGCTACAGGCGTGGGAAATTGCCCCGCCCTTTGTTGAGTTGCTCAAGGAGACCCCGGTCGTCTTTCATCAGGGAACCGTGAGCGCTGTGGCTCTCAAGGAAAAAACGGTACACTTGACCGAGGGCACCCCGCTCATCTACGACAAGCTTGTCCTTGCCTTGGGGGGGGAAACCCCTAAAAACAGCATTCCCGGTGTTGCAGAGTATGCCTTGACCTTCCGAACCCTCAGTGATGCCTACCGTCTCGAAGAAGCGTTGCAACGGCGGGAGCGCTCTGATCGCGATCGCATCCGCGTGGTGGTGGTCGGTGCCGGTCCCAGTGGCGTGGAATTGGCCTGTAAACTAGCGGAGCGCTTAGGTAGCCGCGGGCGCATTCGTTTGGTGGATCGCAACACCGAGATTCTCAAGTCTTCTCCAGAATTTAATCGCAAGGCAGCTCTGCGTGCCCTTGAAGAGCGGGGCGTTTGGATTGATTTGGAAACAACCCCGGTTGCTGTCACTGCGGATCAGATTTCCCTGCAATACAAAGACCGCGTTGATGATCTGCCCGTTGATATTGTCCTATGGACGGTCGGTACAGCCGTTTCACCCGTGATTGCTGCCCTTGATTTGCCCAAAACCTCCACGGGGCGCCTGCAGGTGATGCCCACATTGCAAGTCGTTGATCATCCAGAGATTTTTGCCCTTGGGGATGCTGCGGATGCCGTGGATGAGCAAGGCCAAGCCATTCCCCATACGGCACAGGCAGCTTTTCAACAGGCGGATTATGCGGCTTGGAATCTCTGGGCCAGTCTGAGCGATCGCCCGCTACTGCCCTGTCGTTATTCCCATCTCGGTGAAATGCTCACCCTCGGAACTGATCGCGCCGCCTTGGCAGGGCTAGGACTGACCCTCGATGGCCCTCTGGCCTACTTGGCACGGCGACTGGCCTACCTCTACCGCATGCCCACCCTCGAACATCAACTGAAGGTGGGGTTGAACTGGATGGCGAAACCAATTTTGGATCTGTTGACCGGCACCGTGAACTAG
- a CDS encoding HAD family hydrolase gives MPPLDPPQLITLDAVGTLFGLRESVGTVYGRFAAEVGVQVDSAALDVAFFKAFRAAPPCAFPDLEAAQRAEAELRWWQGVAAETFRRAGVLDQFADFDRFFAPVFAYYATAEPWLLYSDVLPALKEWQAQGIPLMVVSNFDSRLYGVLEALGLAPFFKEVWISSEVGAAKPNRLIFERAVTPYATSQVWHIGDSWEDDVLGAQGAGLQAIWLRRDRPLLPEPAIHETRAVPQIADLSKAQVILRGIAS, from the coding sequence ATGCCCCCGCTTGATCCGCCCCAACTCATTACCCTCGATGCGGTCGGCACCCTCTTTGGCCTACGGGAATCCGTGGGTACCGTTTATGGTCGCTTTGCTGCTGAAGTCGGGGTTCAGGTTGATTCAGCCGCATTAGATGTGGCCTTCTTTAAGGCCTTTAGGGCTGCCCCGCCCTGCGCTTTCCCTGATCTTGAGGCTGCACAACGGGCAGAGGCAGAATTGCGGTGGTGGCAAGGGGTTGCGGCAGAGACATTTCGCCGCGCGGGCGTCTTGGATCAGTTTGCGGATTTTGATCGTTTTTTTGCCCCTGTCTTTGCCTACTATGCCACGGCTGAGCCTTGGTTGCTTTATAGCGATGTCCTGCCTGCGTTGAAGGAGTGGCAAGCTCAGGGCATTCCTCTGATGGTGGTGTCGAATTTTGATAGCCGTCTCTATGGGGTGCTAGAGGCCTTGGGGTTAGCGCCGTTTTTCAAGGAGGTGTGGATTTCCAGTGAGGTGGGGGCGGCGAAACCGAATCGGCTGATCTTTGAGCGGGCGGTGACCCCCTATGCGACCTCTCAGGTTTGGCACATTGGTGACAGTTGGGAGGATGATGTCCTCGGTGCCCAAGGTGCTGGTCTGCAAGCGATTTGGCTGCGGCGCGATCGCCCCTTACTGCCAGAACCAGCTATCCACGAGACCCGAGCCGTGCCCCAAATTGCTGACCTCTCAAAGGCGCAAGTTATACTGAGGGGGATAGCATCATGA